One window from the genome of Paracoccus zhejiangensis encodes:
- the rplE gene encoding 50S ribosomal protein L5, which yields MLDQSKYTPRLKTLFREQIRAALKEEFGYKNDMQIPRLDKIVLNMGIGEAVKDTKKVKQGAEELSLIAGQKAVITKAKNSIAGFRVREEMPLGAKVTLRGDRMYEFLDRLINIALPRVRDFRGVKGTSFDGRGNYAMGLKEQIVFPEINFDKVDEVLGMDIIICTTAKTDAEAKSLLKAFNMPFNS from the coding sequence ATGCTGGACCAATCCAAATACACGCCGCGTCTGAAAACGCTGTTCCGCGAGCAGATCCGGGCCGCGCTGAAAGAAGAATTCGGCTACAAGAACGACATGCAGATCCCGCGTCTGGACAAGATCGTCCTGAACATGGGCATCGGCGAAGCCGTGAAAGACACCAAGAAGGTCAAGCAGGGCGCAGAAGAACTGTCGCTGATCGCTGGCCAGAAGGCTGTCATCACCAAGGCGAAGAACTCGATCGCCGGCTTCCGCGTTCGCGAGGAAATGCCGCTTGGCGCCAAGGTCACCCTGCGCGGCGACCGGATGTATGAATTCCTCGATCGCCTGATCAACATCGCGCTGCCCCGCGTCCGCGACTTCCGCGGCGTGAAAGGCACCTCCTTCGACGGCCGCGGCAACTATGCCATGGGCCTGAAGGAACAGATCGTGTTCCCGGAAATCAACTTCGACAAGGTCGACGAAGTTCTGGGGATGGACATCATCATCTGCACCACCGCGAAGACCGACGCGGAAGCGAAGTCGCTGTTGAAGGCTTTCAACATGCCGTTCAACAGCTGA
- the rplF gene encoding 50S ribosomal protein L6 yields the protein MSRIGKKPVELPKGVTAEIKGQTIEVKGPKGSRSFTATDDVDLVLEEGAVSVKPRGLSKRARQQWGMTRSMVSNLATGVSEGFKRELEIQGVGYRAAMQGKTLKLSLGYSHEVNFETPEGVTITAPKQTEIVVEGIDQQLVGQVAANIREWRQPEPYKGKGIRYKGEYVFRKEGKKK from the coding sequence ATGTCTCGTATTGGTAAGAAACCGGTCGAACTGCCCAAGGGCGTGACGGCGGAAATCAAGGGCCAGACCATCGAGGTCAAGGGTCCGAAGGGCTCGCGTTCCTTCACCGCGACCGACGATGTCGATCTGGTGCTGGAAGAGGGTGCCGTTTCGGTGAAGCCGCGCGGCCTCAGCAAGCGCGCGCGCCAGCAGTGGGGCATGACCCGCAGCATGGTGTCGAACCTCGCGACGGGCGTGTCGGAAGGCTTCAAGCGCGAGCTGGAGATCCAGGGTGTGGGTTACCGCGCCGCGATGCAGGGCAAGACCCTGAAGCTGTCGCTGGGTTACAGCCACGAGGTGAATTTCGAAACGCCCGAGGGCGTGACGATCACCGCGCCGAAGCAGACCGAGATCGTGGTGGAAGGCATCGACCAGCAGCTGGTCGGCCAGGTCGCCGCGAACATCCGCGAGTGGCGTCAGCCCGAGCCCTACAAGGGCAAAGGCATTCGCTACAAGGGCGAGTATGTCTTCCGCAAAGAAGGCAAGAAGAAGTAA
- a CDS encoding 50S ribosomal protein L23, with product MSAKAEHYDVIVKPIITEKATMTSDNNGVVFQVAKSASKPEIKSAVEALFGVKVKAVNTTITKGKTKRFKGIKGVRSDVKKAYVTLEEGNTIDVSTGL from the coding sequence ATGAGCGCGAAAGCTGAACATTACGACGTGATCGTCAAGCCGATCATCACCGAAAAGGCCACCATGACCTCGGACAACAACGGCGTTGTCTTCCAGGTCGCCAAGTCGGCCAGCAAACCCGAGATCAAATCTGCGGTCGAGGCGCTGTTCGGTGTGAAGGTGAAGGCGGTCAACACCACCATCACCAAGGGCAAGACCAAGCGCTTCAAGGGCATCAAAGGTGTCCGCAGCGACGTCAAGAAAGCCTATGTGACGCTGGAAGAAGGCAACACCATCGACGTCTCGACGGGACTCTGA
- the rpsC gene encoding 30S ribosomal protein S3, with translation MGQKVNPIGMRLQVNRTWDSRWYADDKDYGNLLLEDLKIRDFIHKEAKQAGISRVIIERPHKKCRVTIHAARPGVIIGKKGADIETLRKKVAKFTDSELHLNIVEVRKPELDAQLVAESIAQQLERRVSFRRAMKRAVQNAMRMGALGIRVNVAGRLGGAEIARTEWYREGRVPLHTLRADIDYALSEATTPYGIIGVKVWIFKGEIMEHDPQARDRKAAEAQEGPAPRGPRRDAR, from the coding sequence ATGGGTCAGAAGGTTAACCCCATCGGGATGCGCCTCCAGGTCAACCGCACCTGGGACAGCCGCTGGTATGCGGATGACAAGGATTACGGCAATCTGCTGCTGGAAGACCTGAAGATTCGGGACTTCATCCACAAAGAAGCCAAGCAGGCCGGCATCAGCCGCGTCATCATCGAGCGTCCGCACAAGAAGTGCCGCGTGACCATTCACGCAGCGCGTCCGGGCGTCATCATCGGCAAGAAGGGCGCCGACATCGAGACTCTGCGCAAGAAAGTCGCAAAGTTCACCGATTCGGAACTGCACCTGAACATCGTCGAAGTGCGCAAGCCCGAGCTGGACGCCCAGCTGGTGGCCGAGTCGATCGCCCAGCAGCTCGAGCGTCGGGTCTCGTTCCGCCGCGCGATGAAGCGTGCCGTGCAGAACGCCATGCGCATGGGCGCCCTGGGTATCCGGGTGAACGTCGCCGGTCGTCTGGGTGGTGCGGAGATCGCGCGGACCGAATGGTACCGCGAGGGCCGCGTGCCGCTGCATACGCTGCGCGCCGACATCGACTATGCGCTGTCCGAAGCCACGACCCCCTATGGGATCATCGGCGTGAAGGTCTGGATCTTCAAAGGCGAGATCATGGAACATGATCCGCAGGCTCGCGACCGCAAGGCCGCCGAGGCCCAGGAAGGTCCGGCGCCCCGTGGCCCGCGTCGCGACGCCCGGTAA
- the rplV gene encoding 50S ribosomal protein L22, whose amino-acid sequence MGKENNPRRVAENEAFAKTKMLRTSPQKLNLVAQLIRGKKVDKALADLTFSHKRIAGDVKKCLQSAIANAENNHGLDVDSLIVAEAWVGKNLVMKRGRPRARGRYGKIMKPFSEITIKVRQVEEQA is encoded by the coding sequence ATGGGTAAGGAAAACAATCCGCGCCGCGTGGCGGAGAACGAAGCCTTCGCGAAAACGAAGATGCTGCGCACCTCGCCGCAGAAGCTGAACCTCGTGGCTCAGCTGATCCGCGGCAAGAAGGTTGACAAGGCCCTGGCCGACCTCACCTTCTCGCACAAGCGCATCGCCGGCGACGTGAAGAAATGCCTTCAGTCGGCCATCGCCAACGCTGAAAACAACCACGGTCTCGACGTCGACAGCCTGATCGTCGCCGAAGCCTGGGTCGGCAAGAACCTGGTGATGAAGCGTGGCCGTCCGCGGGCACGTGGCCGCTATGGCAAGATCATGAAGCCGTTTTCGGAAATCACCATCAAGGTGCGTCAAGTCGAGGAGCAAGCGTAA
- the rpmC gene encoding 50S ribosomal protein L29, translating into MKAQELKDKTPDQLKDQLIALKKEAFNLRFQQATGQIESTARMRAVRRDVARVKTILNQKAADAAAQQ; encoded by the coding sequence ATGAAAGCGCAGGAACTGAAAGACAAGACGCCCGACCAGCTGAAAGACCAGCTGATCGCGCTGAAAAAGGAAGCGTTCAACCTTCGCTTCCAGCAGGCCACCGGCCAGATCGAATCGACCGCCCGTATGCGTGCCGTCCGTCGTGACGTCGCGCGGGTGAAAACCATTCTGAACCAGAAGGCCGCCGACGCGGCCGCCCAGCAGTAA
- the rplD gene encoding 50S ribosomal protein L4, with product MKLDVIKLETGKAGSIDLSDEIFGLEPRGDLLQRVVRWQHAKAQAGTHSVLGKSEVSYSTKKIYRQKGTGGARHGSRKAPIFRKGGVYKGPTPRSHAFDLPKKVRALGLKHALSAKATAGELVIIDNLDLANAKTSVVAKAVRENGWKRVLIIDGAEVNEGFARAARNVEGVDVLPSMGANVYDILKRDTLVITRAGVEALEARLK from the coding sequence ATGAAACTCGATGTGATCAAGCTGGAAACCGGCAAAGCCGGTTCGATCGATCTCAGCGACGAGATCTTCGGGCTCGAGCCGCGCGGCGACCTGCTGCAGCGCGTCGTGCGCTGGCAGCACGCCAAGGCACAGGCCGGGACGCACTCGGTGCTGGGCAAGTCCGAGGTCAGCTACTCGACCAAGAAGATCTATCGCCAGAAGGGCACCGGCGGCGCTCGCCACGGGTCGCGCAAGGCGCCGATCTTCCGCAAGGGTGGTGTCTACAAGGGCCCGACCCCGCGCAGCCACGCCTTTGACCTGCCCAAGAAGGTCCGGGCTCTGGGTCTGAAGCACGCGCTGTCGGCCAAGGCCACCGCGGGCGAGCTGGTCATCATCGACAATCTCGATCTGGCCAATGCCAAGACCTCGGTCGTCGCCAAGGCAGTTCGCGAGAACGGCTGGAAGCGCGTCCTGATCATCGATGGTGCGGAAGTGAACGAGGGCTTTGCCCGCGCCGCCCGCAATGTCGAGGGCGTCGATGTGCTGCCGTCGATGGGCGCAAACGTGTATGACATCCTGAAGCGCGACACGCTGGTGATCACGCGGGCGGGCGTCGAAGCTCTGGAGGCTCGTCTGAAATGA
- the rplC gene encoding 50S ribosomal protein L3, which translates to MLRTGIIAKKLGMTRLFLEDGRQVPVTVLQLDGLQVVDQRTIERDGYTAVQLGAGEAKAKRTTAALRGHFAKASVAPKRKIAEFRVAEENLIKVGEEITADHYFAGQFVDIAGTSIGKGFAGAMKRHNFGGLRASHGVSISHRSHGSTGQCQDPGKVFKGKKMAGHLGAVRVTTQNLQVVRTDADRGLIMVKGSVPGSKGGWVTVKDAVKKATPENLIYPAALKSAAAEAKRLAEEAAAAAAAEEEAAREEAARLAAEQEAAALAEAEASIAADKEAADPNADPAADKADDAAKGDAPEGEDK; encoded by the coding sequence ATGCTGCGTACCGGTATTATCGCCAAGAAGCTGGGCATGACCCGGCTGTTCCTGGAAGACGGCCGTCAGGTCCCCGTCACCGTCCTGCAACTGGACGGTCTGCAAGTCGTTGATCAGCGCACCATCGAGCGTGACGGCTATACCGCCGTCCAGCTGGGCGCTGGTGAAGCCAAGGCCAAGCGCACCACTGCGGCGCTGCGTGGCCATTTCGCGAAAGCCTCGGTCGCGCCCAAGCGCAAGATCGCGGAATTCCGCGTCGCCGAAGAAAACCTGATCAAGGTTGGTGAAGAGATCACCGCTGACCATTACTTCGCCGGTCAGTTCGTGGACATCGCCGGCACCTCGATCGGTAAGGGTTTCGCCGGTGCGATGAAGCGCCACAACTTCGGTGGTCTGCGCGCCTCGCACGGCGTGTCGATCAGCCACCGTTCGCACGGTTCGACCGGCCAGTGCCAGGACCCCGGCAAGGTGTTCAAGGGCAAGAAGATGGCGGGTCACCTGGGTGCCGTTCGCGTCACCACGCAGAACCTGCAGGTTGTTCGCACCGACGCTGACCGTGGCCTGATCATGGTCAAGGGTTCGGTTCCGGGTTCGAAAGGTGGCTGGGTCACCGTCAAGGACGCCGTGAAGAAAGCGACGCCCGAGAACCTGATCTATCCCGCCGCGCTGAAATCGGCTGCTGCCGAAGCCAAGCGCCTGGCCGAGGAAGCTGCTGCCGCTGCTGCCGCCGAGGAAGAAGCCGCCCGCGAGGAAGCCGCCCGTCTGGCCGCCGAGCAGGAAGCTGCGGCGCTGGCCGAGGCCGAAGCCTCGATCGCTGCCGACAAGGAAGCTGCAGATCCGAATGCCGATCCGGCTGCCGACAAAGCCGATGACGCGGCCAAAGGCGATGCTCCGGAAGGAGAAGATAAATGA
- the rplN gene encoding 50S ribosomal protein L14: protein MIQMQTNLDVADNSGARRVQCIKVLGGSHRRYASVGDIIVVSVKEAIPRGRVKKGDVRKAVVVRTAKEVTREDGTSIRFDRNAAVILNNQGEPVGTRIFGPVVRELRAKNFMKIISLAPEVL, encoded by the coding sequence ATGATCCAGATGCAGACCAATCTGGATGTTGCTGACAACTCCGGCGCTCGCCGAGTTCAGTGCATCAAGGTCCTGGGTGGTTCGCACCGTCGCTATGCGTCGGTGGGCGACATCATTGTCGTGTCCGTCAAGGAAGCCATCCCGCGCGGTCGCGTGAAGAAAGGTGACGTCCGCAAGGCCGTCGTCGTGCGCACCGCCAAAGAAGTCACCCGTGAAGACGGCACTTCGATCCGCTTCGACCGCAACGCCGCCGTCATCCTGAACAACCAGGGCGAACCGGTCGGCACCCGTATTTTCGGGCCGGTCGTGCGCGAGCTGCGTGCGAAGAACTTCATGAAGATCATCTCGCTCGCTCCGGAGGTGCTGTGA
- the rplB gene encoding 50S ribosomal protein L2 produces MALKSYKPTTPGQRGLVLIDRSELWKGRPVKSLTEGLTKKGGRNNTGRITMRRQGGGAKRLYRIVDFKRNKFDVAATVERIEYDPNRTAFIALVKYEDGEQAYILAPQRLAVGDSVIAGAKVDVKPGNAMPFSGMPIGTIVHNVELKPGKGGQIARSAGTYAQFVGRDGGYAQIRLSSGELRLVRQECIASIGAVSNADHSNQNLGKAGRNRHKGIRPSVRGVAMNPIDHPHGGGEGRTSGGRTPVTPWGKDTKGKKTRSNKATDKYILRSRHAKKKGR; encoded by the coding sequence ATGGCATTGAAGTCGTATAAACCGACGACGCCTGGCCAGCGTGGGCTGGTTCTGATCGACCGTTCGGAGCTTTGGAAAGGGCGTCCGGTCAAATCCCTCACCGAGGGTTTGACCAAGAAGGGCGGTCGGAACAACACCGGACGGATCACCATGCGCCGCCAGGGCGGCGGGGCAAAGCGCCTGTATCGCATCGTCGATTTCAAGCGCAACAAGTTCGACGTGGCCGCCACGGTCGAGCGGATCGAATACGATCCCAACCGCACCGCCTTCATCGCGCTGGTGAAGTACGAAGACGGCGAGCAGGCCTATATCCTCGCGCCGCAGCGTCTGGCCGTGGGTGACAGCGTCATCGCCGGCGCCAAGGTCGACGTGAAGCCCGGTAACGCCATGCCCTTCAGCGGCATGCCGATCGGTACCATCGTCCACAACGTCGAGCTGAAGCCCGGCAAGGGTGGCCAGATCGCCCGTTCGGCTGGCACCTATGCCCAGTTCGTCGGCCGTGACGGTGGCTATGCCCAGATCCGCCTGAGCTCGGGTGAACTGCGCCTGGTCCGCCAGGAATGCATCGCCTCGATCGGCGCTGTGTCGAATGCCGACCACTCGAACCAGAACCTCGGTAAAGCCGGCCGGAACCGCCACAAGGGCATCCGTCCCTCGGTCCGTGGTGTCGCCATGAACCCGATCGATCACCCGCATGGTGGTGGTGAGGGTCGTACCTCGGGTGGCCGTACGCCGGTCACGCCCTGGGGTAAGGACACCAAGGGCAAGAAGACTCGCTCGAACAAGGCGACCGACAAGTACATCCTGCGGTCGCGTCACGCGAAGAAGAAGGGGCGTTAA
- the rpsN gene encoding 30S ribosomal protein S14 — translation MAKKSMIEREVKREKLVQKYAAKRAALNEIVRNQDLPMEERFKASLKLAELPRNSSATRLHNRCQLTGRPHAYYRKLKLSRIMLRELGSNGKIPGLVKSSW, via the coding sequence ATGGCTAAGAAATCCATGATCGAGCGCGAAGTGAAGCGCGAGAAGCTGGTCCAGAAATACGCCGCCAAGCGCGCTGCCCTGAACGAAATCGTCCGCAACCAGGACCTTCCGATGGAAGAGCGTTTCAAGGCCTCGCTGAAGCTCGCGGAACTGCCGCGCAACAGCTCGGCCACGCGCCTGCACAACCGGTGCCAACTGACCGGTCGTCCGCATGCGTATTACCGCAAACTGAAACTGTCGCGGATCATGCTGCGCGAGCTCGGCTCGAACGGCAAGATCCCCGGCCTGGTGAAATCCAGCTGGTAA
- the rplX gene encoding 50S ribosomal protein L24: protein MAAKLKKGDKVVVLAGKDKGRQGEITAVFPKENKAVVDGVNIAIRHRKQTQSSQGGRVPVAMPIDLSNLSLLDKNGKATRVGFRLEEDGSKVRFAKTTGDVI, encoded by the coding sequence ATGGCTGCCAAGCTGAAAAAAGGTGACAAGGTCGTCGTCCTTGCCGGCAAGGACAAGGGCCGTCAGGGTGAAATCACCGCCGTGTTCCCGAAAGAGAACAAGGCCGTGGTTGATGGCGTGAACATCGCCATCCGTCACCGCAAGCAAACCCAGTCCAGCCAGGGTGGCCGTGTGCCGGTCGCGATGCCGATCGACCTGTCGAACCTGTCGCTGCTGGACAAGAACGGCAAAGCGACCCGCGTCGGCTTCCGCCTGGAAGAAGACGGCAGCAAGGTCCGTTTCGCCAAGACCACGGGAGACGTGATCTGA
- the rpsJ gene encoding 30S ribosomal protein S10, producing MQSQNIRIRLKAFDYRVLDASTQEIVNTAKRTGATVRGPIPLPNKIEKFTVLRGPHIDKKSRDQWEIRTHKRLLDIVDPTPQTVDALMKLDLAAGVDVEIKV from the coding sequence ATGCAAAGCCAAAACATCCGGATTCGGCTGAAGGCGTTTGACTATCGGGTTCTGGATGCCAGCACCCAGGAGATCGTCAACACCGCCAAGCGCACCGGCGCGACCGTTCGCGGCCCGATTCCTCTGCCGAACAAGATCGAGAAATTCACCGTTCTGCGCGGCCCGCACATCGACAAGAAATCGCGTGACCAGTGGGAGATCCGTACCCACAAGCGTCTGCTGGACATCGTCGATCCGACCCCGCAGACCGTTGACGCCCTGATGAAGCTCGACCTCGCCGCTGGCGTGGATGTCGAGATCAAGGTCTGA
- the rpsH gene encoding 30S ribosomal protein S8, with the protein MNMNDPLGDMLTRIRNSQMRGKSTVRTPASKLRAWVLDVLKSEGYIRGYEEVTTPEGHKELEIGLKYHDGTPVIRELARVSKPGRRVYAGATEIPQVRQGLGVSIVSTPKGVMSDAAARNANVGGEVLCTVF; encoded by the coding sequence ATGAACATGAACGATCCTCTCGGCGATATGCTGACCCGTATCCGCAACTCGCAGATGCGCGGCAAATCGACCGTCCGTACGCCCGCCTCGAAACTGCGCGCCTGGGTTCTGGATGTGCTGAAATCCGAAGGCTACATCCGTGGTTATGAAGAAGTGACCACGCCCGAGGGCCACAAAGAGCTGGAAATCGGCCTGAAGTACCACGACGGCACTCCGGTCATCCGCGAGTTGGCTCGGGTCTCGAAGCCCGGTCGTCGCGTCTATGCCGGCGCCACGGAAATCCCGCAGGTCCGTCAGGGCCTGGGCGTCTCCATCGTCTCGACGCCGAAAGGCGTGATGTCGGATGCAGCGGCTCGCAACGCCAATGTTGGCGGCGAAGTCCTCTGCACCGTATTCTAA
- the rpsS gene encoding 30S ribosomal protein S19, producing MARSVWKGPFVDAYVLRKAEKAREAGKSDVIKIWSRRSTILPQFVGLTFGVYNGHKHIPVNVSEEMIGQKFGEYSPTRTYYGHAADKKAKRK from the coding sequence ATGGCACGTTCTGTTTGGAAGGGGCCTTTTGTCGACGCATATGTGCTTCGCAAGGCCGAGAAAGCTCGCGAGGCGGGCAAGTCGGACGTTATCAAGATCTGGTCGCGTCGCTCGACCATCCTGCCGCAATTCGTTGGCCTGACCTTCGGGGTCTACAACGGTCACAAGCACATTCCGGTCAACGTGTCGGAAGAGATGATCGGCCAGAAATTCGGTGAATATTCGCCCACGCGCACCTATTACGGTCACGCGGCGGACAAGAAAGCCAAGAGGAAGTAA
- the rpsQ gene encoding 30S ribosomal protein S17: MPKRILQGTVTSDKNEQTVTVLVERRFKHPVLHKIVRSSKKYRAHDADNQFKIGDTVRIIECAPISKTKRWTVLTEEAAQS, encoded by the coding sequence ATGCCCAAACGCATCCTGCAAGGCACGGTGACCAGCGACAAGAACGAGCAGACCGTCACGGTCCTGGTCGAGCGTCGCTTCAAGCATCCGGTGCTGCACAAGATCGTCCGTTCGTCCAAGAAATACCGGGCGCATGACGCGGACAACCAGTTCAAGATCGGTGACACCGTTCGCATCATCGAATGCGCGCCGATCTCGAAGACGAAACGCTGGACCGTTCTGACGGAGGAAGCTGCTCAGTCCTGA
- the rplP gene encoding 50S ribosomal protein L16 yields MLQPKRTKFRKQFKGRIHGEAKGGFDLNFGHYALKATEPERVTARQIEAARRAITRHMKRQGRVWIRIFPDLPVTGKPTEVRMGKGKGSVDFWAARVHPGRIMFEIDGVNDTVAREALRLGAMKLPIKCRIVERADW; encoded by the coding sequence ATGCTGCAACCGAAACGGACGAAGTTCCGCAAACAGTTCAAGGGCCGGATCCACGGCGAGGCGAAGGGCGGTTTCGACCTGAACTTCGGCCATTACGCCCTGAAGGCCACCGAACCCGAGCGCGTCACCGCCCGCCAGATCGAAGCGGCCCGCCGCGCGATCACCCGCCACATGAAGCGTCAGGGCCGGGTCTGGATCCGGATTTTCCCGGACCTGCCGGTCACCGGCAAGCCGACGGAAGTGCGGATGGGTAAAGGCAAGGGCTCGGTCGATTTCTGGGCTGCCCGCGTCCACCCGGGCCGGATCATGTTCGAGATCGACGGCGTGAACGACACCGTCGCCCGCGAGGCCCTGCGCCTCGGTGCGATGAAACTGCCGATCAAGTGCCGCATCGTCGAGCGCGCTGACTGGTAA